The Cricetulus griseus strain 17A/GY chromosome 9, alternate assembly CriGri-PICRH-1.0, whole genome shotgun sequence genome has a segment encoding these proteins:
- the Blvrb gene encoding flavin reductase (NADPH) isoform X2, with protein sequence MAVKKIAIFGATGRTGLTTLAQAVQAGYEVTVLVRDSRKLPSEGPQPARVVVGDVRQAADVDKAVAGQDAVIVLLGTGNDLSPTTVMSEGTRNIVTAMKAHGVDKVVACTSAFLLWDPSKVPPRLQDVTDDHIRMHKVLQESGLKYVAVMPPHIGDQPLTGAYTVTLDGRGPSRVISKHDLGHFMLRCLTTNEFDGHNTYPSHQYE encoded by the exons ATGGCTGTCAAGAAGATCGCGATCTTCGGCGCCACCGGCAGGACCGGGCTCACCACGCTGGCGCAGGCGGTGCAAGCAG GTTATGAGGTGACAGTGCTGGTTCGAGATTCCCGCAAGCTGCCTTCAGAGGGGCCCCAGCCAGCCCGCGTGGTGGTGGGAGATGTTCGGCAGGCGGCTGACGTGGACAAGGCCGTGGCCGGGCAGGATGCTGTCATCGTGCTGCTGGGCACTGGCAACGATCTCA GTCCCACTACAGTGATGTCCGAGGGCACCCGGAACATTGTGACAGCCATGAAGGCTCATGGAGTGGACAAGGTCGTGGCCTGCACCTCGG CCTTCCTACTCTGGGACCCATCCAAGGTGCCCCCACGCCTGCAGGACGTGACCGATGACCACATCCGGATGCATAAGGTGCTTCAGGAGTCCGGCCTGAAATACGTGGCTGTGATGCCCCCACACATAG gGGATCAGCCACTAACTGGAGCCTACACAGTGACCCTGGATGGACGAGGGCCCTCAAGAGTCATATCCAAACATGACTTGGGCCACTTCATGCTCCGTTGCCTTACCACCAACGAGTTCGATGGACACAACACCTACCCCTCCCACCAGTATGAGTAG